Below is a genomic region from Dyella terrae.
GCTCACGACGATGTTGCCCTGCACCGGCCCATTGATGACCGCGTGGGGAACGCGAATGTCGCCCTTGATGTGGCCCGATTCGCTAAGGGTAAACACGGCGTCGGAACCCTCGCCGATAACGGAGCCTTCCACGCGCCCATCCAGGTGCAGTGCGCCGCTGAAGCGCAGATCCCCCGTAACGGTCGTGCCGCGGGCGATGAGGCTGGTGTCATGGCTGTGGTCGGGCTGGGCGCGGTCGTTGCGCTTACGGCTTAGCATCGGTTTCCCCTTCGGTCTTTGTCATGGCACCAGCCAGAGCATCGCTCCACGCCACCGTGCGGGTGACGGGCGATCCGCCATCGGGCGTGACATCGATCCGGATTCGGTTCGGTCGCACGTCGGCCGGCAGCACGATGGTGGCGTGCAATTGCTGGAAATACTTAAGCTTGAAGGGAATCCCTTCCTTCTGCGCGGCATCGCCCAGGCTTGCCCACGGCAACTGGACCACCTTGTTTGCGCGCAGCCCTTCCACGGTAACGGTGGCGATGCCAGCGATATCGTCGTTGCGGCGGGCGTTCTGGGTGAGACTGACCGAGAGGTTCCATCCGCGCGTCCCCTCGATCGGACGCAAGCGAATTTCCTGGACGCGTACGCCCTCCTTCTGCGTGTCACTGCCCACCAGGCGGGCGTAGAAACCCAGATCGGCGCGCAAGCCGCTGATTTCTTCCTCGCGCTCCGTAAGGGAGCTGCGCAGCGACTGCTGCGCGATATCGGACACCTGGTTCGCGCGCTGCAGGTTGGCGACCTGCTGCTGCAGGGATTCGTTCTGGTCAGTCAGGGCGCGCACCTGCCGGTGCTCGCTGGCCGTGGGGGTGCCGCTGTGCACGGCCAGGCCAACGATCCATCCCGTCGCCACCATGCTGACCAGCCACGCACCGCCCAGCCACCACCAGCGACGCCGCGGAACGGCAGCGTCATGGGGGCGCACGACAAAGCGCGGTGGTGGGCGAGAAGCCATGCTTGGCCCCGATTCGGCAAAACCCTGATATAGCCTTGAGTTGCCGGGAGCGTCAAGGAATCGCCGCACGCTTCAGATCGGCGTGCGGCGCATTCGGAAAGCTCTTACGAAATTATTACGTCGACGTCTCAGCTCGACATCTTGCTCTGCAGATAGCGCTCGGCGCCGATGTCCTTGACCAGACTCTGCTGGGTCTCGAGCCAGTCGATGTGCTCTTCCTCGTCATGGAGGATGTTCTTGAAGATGTCGCGGCTGACGTAGTCGGCGATGCCTTCGCTGTAAGCAATGGCTTCGCGCAGGTCCTTGACGGCCATGATCTCCAGGTCGAGGTCGCCTTGAATGCACTCCAGCACGTTCTCGCCAATGCGAAGCTTGCCGAGGTGCTGCAGGTTGGGCAGACCTTCGAGGAACAGAATGCGTTCGATCAGATGATCGGCGTGCTTCATTTCCTCGATCGACTCTTTGTACTCATGCTCGGCCAGTTCCTTGTATCCCCAGTCCTTGAACATGCGGTAATGCAGGAAGTACTGGTTGATGGCCGTGAGTTCGTTATAGAGCACCTTGTTGAGGAACTCGATGACCTTGGCGTCGCCTTTCATTGTTGTTCTCCATGCAGCTTGGCCGACCGACTATACGAAGTTCGATCGTGCGATGACGGAACGCGAATGGAAATGGTTCGCCACAACGAAAGCCGCGCTCCCGCCGGAAGCACGGCTGACCAAACTACCTCGGGGAATGCTCTTAAGCCGTGACGATCGGCAAGGTCATCATGACCTGGTCGACGGCTTTGCTCAGGGTGGAGCGGGCTTCCTGCTCGCAGCAACCGCAGCAATCGGAACAGCCCGTGCGAGCCTGGAGCTCGGCAAAGCTATGCACGCCATCGGCCGCGGCGCGGCGGATGTCGTGGTCGGTGACGGCGTTGCACATGCAGATATACATGGCGCGCATTCGAACGCAAATGCGAATGATTGTCAACAATCTTCACATTGCCTGAGATCGGCCGTTCAGGCGGCCTCGCGGCCCTTGGTCGGCGGGCCGCCTGGATCGTCATGGGGCAGCGGGCCCAGCTCGAGGCTCAGCAGGGTTTCCACCAGCGGGGCAAACTGGCGAAGTGCCCGCTCGTAGACCTGGCGCTTGAAGTTCACCACGTGGTTGGCCGGGTACCAGAAATCCACCCAGCGCCAGATGTCGAACTCCGGCTTTTCGCTGGCATCCAGGCGCAGGGCGTCTTCGCCCCCGACCAGGCGCAGCAGGAACCAGACCTGCTTCTGGCCGATGCAGGTGGGGCGCTGGTGGTGGCGGATATAGCGGCTCGGAAGCTTGTAGCGCAGCCAGCCGCGCGTACTGCCAATGACTTCGACGTGCCCCGGGCACAGTCCGGTTTCTTCTTCCAGCTCGCGGTACATGGCCTCAAGCGGGGTTTCGTCGCTGCGCATGCCGCCCTGGGGAAACTGCCAGCCATCACGATTGACGCGGCGCGCCCAGAACAGGCGGCCGTCGGCGTTCAGCAGCACGATGCCCACATTGGGTCGGTAGCCATCGACGTCGATCATGTCTTCTCCTGGGGGCTTACGGCGTTACGGTCGATCGGCAACACCTTGTTCCCGTGGACGATTCAACCACAGCGCGCAAATCGTCAGCAAGCGAAGGCTTGAACGTGATTCCAATCCACTTTAAACTGCCGGGCCCTCGCCGGGGTCAACCTATGACTCCGCACTGCAGGAATCCGTGGCTAGGTAGCTCAGCTGGTCAGAGCGCGGCACTCATAATGCTGAGGTCGGCGGTTCGATCCCGCCTCTAGCCACCATTTTCCTTCGCTTGGTTTTTTCCCTGGTTTCCGTGCATTCCCTCCGGTCGGCCCCGTGTCGCGGCGCTCATCGGGCGTGAACGGATCTCGACGATAGAATTCGGCCCATGCACATCTTCAAGCTGTTCCATATCGAAGCCGCCCATCGCCTGCCCCACGTGCCGGAAGGCCACAAGTGCGCGCGCCTGCATGGCCATTCGTTCCGTGTGGAAATCCATGTGAGCGGCGAGCCCGATCCGAAGCTCGGCTGGGTGATGGATTTCGCCGACGTCAAGGCGGCCTTCGCGCCGCTTTACGACCAGCTCGACCATCACTACCTCAACGACATCGAGGGCCTGGAGAATCCCACCAGCGAGATGCTGGCGCGCTGGATCTTTACCCGATTGTCGAAAGACCTCCCGGGTCTGGACAAGGTCGTGGTCCACGAGACCTGCACCTCCGGTGCAAGTTGTAGCCGTGACAGTTTCTGACGCGGCACAGCATTTCATCCGCTTGTCATAGTTCACTGTTTTACATGAACTTTTGAAGTTGGATCGATTCGTTCAGAAAAATTATATTGCACCGCACCAAACGGCTTGCTAGGCTTTGTCCTACCAACCCATCTTCCCGTGAGGGAGCAAGCCATGTCGCAGCAACTGAACACCCAGGTTTTCACCTACGCCAAGCAGTTCATCGATAACGCCTTCAAGGCGCAGTCGGTTGCACTGAGCAGCCTGGAGAAGGTCGTTTCCCTGCAGGTCCGCGCGCTGGAGAGCCAGTCGCAGTCCGCCGCCGATTTCATCAGCGACGCGTTCGAAACCCGCGACGCCGATGGCCTGCGTTCCCTGTGGGAAAAGGGCGCTGCCGTGGCTCGCGAGAACTCCGAGCGTGCCGTCGCCCTGACCCAGGAAATCGCCGCTATCTCCCAGAAGACCGCCGAGTCCCTGGGTGCGCTGGTGCAGGAGCAGCAGCAGGCCGCCAATGATGCCGTTGCCGCTCCGGTGGCTGCTGCCAAGAAGGCTGCTGGCGTCAAGTAATCGCTTTGCGTCGCGACCCCTCCGCGACGACCCAGGCCGGGCTGGCGACAGCCCGGCCTTTTTGTTGTCCGCGCACATCTGCGCGTCCTCTTCCAGTGCACAAAGTGTGAATTTCCGCTGGCGGGACAAGTTGTCGCAGGGTTTTCAGCTTGTCGCTCCAAAGACCCCGCTGATATACTTTTTCGGATTGAACCGTGGCCCGTCGCTGCATCGGTGCCGCCCAGTGCGAAACCGCGGGGACCTCACGTGCTCAACAGTCTTGCCTCTGGCCGCCGTCTTGCGCTGCGCATCGTCATGCTGCAGCTGGGAATGGCGGTTGTTTTAGGCCTCGTCTTCCTCACGCAGGGCGTCCGCAGTGGTATCGCGGCCGCCTCGGGTGCTGCCCTTGTGGCGCTGGGTACCGCGCTGCTTGCTGCGCGCGCCTTTGCAGGATATGGCGGTGGCGGCATGACCATGGGCCGCCTGTTGATGGGCATGGTTTTGAAATGGATCGCGATCGGCGGGGGGCTGATCCTGATCATGGGTAAATTCAAATTGCCGCCACTGGCCGCTATGACGGGGCTGGTGGCTGCGTACGCAATAAATCTGCTGGCATTCAGATTCAAGGGTTAACACATGGCAAGCGAGCCGCAGGGCGGACTGACTGAATATATCCAGCATCACCTTCACCACAACGTGGTGAGCTTTGGTGATGGCGCCTTCATGAAGCTGCACCTGGATTCCATCGTCGTTGCCTTCCTGCTGGGCGCGCTGTTCTGCCTGTGGTTCTGGCTGCGTGCCCGCAAGGCCACTTCGGGCGTGCCGTCCAAGGGTCAGGCCTTCGTCGAGCTCATCGTCGAGTTCGTCGATACCCAGGTGAAGGACACCTTCCACGGCGACCGCCGCACGGTCACGCCGCTGGCACTGTCGATCTTCATGTGGGTGACCTTCCTCAACGCGATGGACCTGCTGCCCCTCGACGCCCCGAGCTTCGCGGTCAAGGCCGCTGCCGGCGAAGAGGCCATGCACCACTCCTTCTTCCGCTGGGTGCCCACCGCCGACAT
It encodes:
- a CDS encoding bactofilin family protein — protein: MLSRKRNDRAQPDHSHDTSLIARGTTVTGDLRFSGALHLDGRVEGSVIGEGSDAVFTLSESGHIKGDIRVPHAVINGPVQGNIVVSEKLELAPQARISGDVSYNLLEMAAGAQVNGRMSHQITRPQEDPVAALGLDDAVPA
- a CDS encoding DUF6776 family protein — its product is MASRPPPRFVVRPHDAAVPRRRWWWLGGAWLVSMVATGWIVGLAVHSGTPTASEHRQVRALTDQNESLQQQVANLQRANQVSDIAQQSLRSSLTEREEEISGLRADLGFYARLVGSDTQKEGVRVQEIRLRPIEGTRGWNLSVSLTQNARRNDDIAGIATVTVEGLRANKVVQLPWASLGDAAQKEGIPFKLKYFQQLHATIVLPADVRPNRIRIDVTPDGGSPVTRTVAWSDALAGAMTKTEGETDAKP
- the bfr gene encoding bacterioferritin, with translation MKGDAKVIEFLNKVLYNELTAINQYFLHYRMFKDWGYKELAEHEYKESIEEMKHADHLIERILFLEGLPNLQHLGKLRIGENVLECIQGDLDLEIMAVKDLREAIAYSEGIADYVSRDIFKNILHDEEEHIDWLETQQSLVKDIGAERYLQSKMSS
- a CDS encoding (2Fe-2S)-binding protein, translating into MRAMYICMCNAVTDHDIRRAAADGVHSFAELQARTGCSDCCGCCEQEARSTLSKAVDQVMMTLPIVTA
- a CDS encoding RNA pyrophosphohydrolase, yielding MIDVDGYRPNVGIVLLNADGRLFWARRVNRDGWQFPQGGMRSDETPLEAMYRELEEETGLCPGHVEVIGSTRGWLRYKLPSRYIRHHQRPTCIGQKQVWFLLRLVGGEDALRLDASEKPEFDIWRWVDFWYPANHVVNFKRQVYERALRQFAPLVETLLSLELGPLPHDDPGGPPTKGREAA
- the queD gene encoding 6-carboxytetrahydropterin synthase QueD; this translates as MHIFKLFHIEAAHRLPHVPEGHKCARLHGHSFRVEIHVSGEPDPKLGWVMDFADVKAAFAPLYDQLDHHYLNDIEGLENPTSEMLARWIFTRLSKDLPGLDKVVVHETCTSGASCSRDSF
- a CDS encoding phasin family protein, which produces MSQQLNTQVFTYAKQFIDNAFKAQSVALSSLEKVVSLQVRALESQSQSAADFISDAFETRDADGLRSLWEKGAAVARENSERAVALTQEIAAISQKTAESLGALVQEQQQAANDAVAAPVAAAKKAAGVK
- the atpB gene encoding F0F1 ATP synthase subunit A, with translation MASEPQGGLTEYIQHHLHHNVVSFGDGAFMKLHLDSIVVAFLLGALFCLWFWLRARKATSGVPSKGQAFVELIVEFVDTQVKDTFHGDRRTVTPLALSIFMWVTFLNAMDLLPLDAPSFAVKAAAGEEAMHHSFFRWVPTADINTTVGLALCVFFIVLAHGIKAKGGLGFGKELLTAPFHAHNPIVVAILVPFNFLLNVVEYLSKPVSLAMRLFGNMYGGELVFMLIAGLFAGWISFLPGVIFNTAWAIFHILIILLQAFIFMMLTIVYIATAREHH